The following are encoded together in the Candidatus Bathyarchaeota archaeon genome:
- the thiL gene encoding thiamine-phosphate kinase → MRNTNKTSTAEELGERKIIQTIKNHLTSMPGEPVPFGDDVSAVDFGCELAVLKTDMLVRATDIPVGMNAYQTGRKAVVMNVSDFAAKGAKPVAVLVALGLPAKTSQEEIVQIAMGLNDGAQEYGAYVVGGDTCQTDDLTISISLFGSAEKNKLMLRSGAKAEDILAVTGFFGNTTAGLKLLSEKCVVTERLHKPLLDSVFMPVARLKEGFALSESNAISACMDSSDGLAISLHQLSEMSNVGFRIEHLPVSVDASEFAQLNGLDVADLALYGGEEYELVLTVKPEMWMQAESAVKSVGGRLLPIGKATADKQILLDEGEKKKVIVYGGWEHFKSEP, encoded by the coding sequence GTGCGCAACACCAACAAAACCTCAACTGCTGAAGAGTTGGGCGAGCGAAAAATCATTCAAACAATCAAAAATCACTTAACCTCAATGCCCGGTGAGCCTGTTCCTTTCGGTGATGACGTATCCGCAGTGGATTTTGGCTGTGAATTGGCGGTTCTAAAAACAGATATGCTAGTCAGAGCAACTGATATTCCTGTGGGCATGAATGCTTATCAAACGGGCCGAAAAGCCGTTGTTATGAACGTGAGCGATTTCGCCGCAAAAGGCGCCAAGCCAGTGGCGGTTCTGGTTGCTCTTGGGTTGCCTGCTAAAACATCTCAAGAAGAAATCGTGCAAATCGCAATGGGACTAAATGATGGTGCTCAAGAGTACGGGGCATACGTTGTCGGCGGGGACACCTGCCAAACTGACGACCTCACAATTTCAATTAGCCTTTTTGGGTCTGCAGAGAAAAACAAGTTGATGCTTCGAAGCGGCGCTAAAGCGGAGGATATTTTGGCTGTTACTGGTTTTTTTGGGAACACAACAGCAGGGTTAAAGTTGCTGTCCGAGAAATGCGTGGTTACCGAACGCTTGCACAAGCCACTTTTGGATTCTGTTTTCATGCCAGTGGCGCGTCTTAAGGAAGGCTTTGCTCTTTCAGAGTCAAATGCGATTTCAGCATGCATGGATTCCAGCGACGGCTTAGCCATAAGTCTGCATCAGCTCTCAGAAATGAGCAACGTGGGCTTTAGGATTGAGCATTTACCTGTCTCAGTTGACGCTTCCGAGTTTGCCCAGTTGAACGGTTTGGATGTGGCGGATTTGGCATTGTATGGTGGGGAAGAGTACGAGCTGGTTTTAACGGTTAAGCCTGAAATGTGGATGCAAGCGGAGTCCGCGGTCAAATCCGTTGGTGGTCGTTTGCTGCCGATTGGAAAAGCTACTGCAGACAAACAAATCCTTTTAGACGAGGGCGAGAAGAAAAAAGTTATTGTTTATGGTGGTTGGGAACACTTCAAAAGTGAGCCTTAA
- a CDS encoding polyphosphate kinase 2 family protein, whose amino-acid sequence MKMDAIKNFEVAAGKTVELKNFDTNWVPKWAKSTDNKTVKQQAQSILDANRQILREKQELFWASDTYSMLVIFQGMDTAGKDSTIKHVMSGVNPQGCQITSFKTPSEEELDHTFLWREMKASPERGRIGIFNRSYYEEVLIVKIHPEILQKQKLPPQTKNGDFWENRYNDINSFERHLVRNGTIVVKFFLHVSKGRQKQRLLKRMEKPNKNWKFSPSDVSEREKWPKYIQAYEEAISKTSTKWAPWYIIPADKRWVTRACVSEILASKIECLNLQYPKLTAAQMDELKKAKQQLENEK is encoded by the coding sequence ATGAAAATGGATGCCATAAAAAATTTTGAGGTCGCCGCAGGCAAAACTGTTGAACTGAAAAATTTTGACACCAACTGGGTTCCCAAATGGGCTAAAAGCACAGACAACAAAACAGTAAAACAGCAGGCGCAATCCATTTTGGACGCTAACAGACAAATTTTAAGAGAAAAACAGGAACTGTTTTGGGCAAGCGACACCTACTCAATGCTTGTCATATTTCAAGGTATGGACACCGCTGGCAAAGACAGCACAATCAAACATGTCATGTCAGGCGTTAACCCGCAAGGTTGCCAAATTACCAGTTTCAAAACACCAAGCGAAGAAGAATTAGACCACACTTTTCTTTGGCGAGAAATGAAAGCATCGCCCGAGAGGGGACGCATCGGCATCTTTAACCGCTCCTACTACGAAGAAGTACTTATCGTGAAAATTCACCCTGAAATTTTGCAGAAACAGAAACTGCCGCCCCAAACAAAAAACGGTGATTTCTGGGAAAACCGATACAATGATATCAACTCTTTTGAGCGGCACCTCGTGCGAAACGGCACCATTGTGGTCAAGTTTTTCCTTCATGTTTCAAAAGGGAGACAAAAACAGCGGCTTCTAAAACGCATGGAAAAACCCAACAAAAACTGGAAATTTTCTCCATCAGATGTTTCGGAACGCGAGAAATGGCCTAAGTACATACAAGCCTACGAAGAAGCAATAAGCAAAACTAGCACAAAATGGGCACCATGGTACATCATCCCTGCGGATAAACGGTGGGTTACGCGGGCTTGTGTTTCAGAGATTTTAGCATCAAAAATTGAGTGCCTTAACCTGCAGTACCCCAAGTTGACGGCGGCGCAGATGGATGAGCTTAAGAAAGCTAAACAGCAGCTTGAAAATGAAAAGTGA
- a CDS encoding DUF4921 family protein yields MPYNELRKDYLLNRWVVIATERARRPTDFAKARAQNSQASVCPMCVGNEHMTPPAVMLYLKQDGKIIKTQDPAEGKRPKNWLIRTIPNLYPAFAPPKQAQDTQEIFKNESFGYAIGAHEVIVESPNHDEDPADADLPQLELLIQAYIDRLHELSAKPYVKGVSIFRNFGLEAGASLSHAHSQIIATPTVPSLVAEEIEASKKYHQEHDKCVFCDLIQKEINSPRLIMQDKDFVTIAPYASIVPLEFWILPKKHASNILELSPVEIVAFARNLKTMLKALKDLVNDPPYNYGFHLAINKDAEDFYHWHLEVYPKLSTWAGFELSSGMYINTVPPETAATELKKKLNV; encoded by the coding sequence ATGCCTTATAATGAGCTACGCAAAGACTACCTGCTTAACCGCTGGGTAGTAATCGCCACAGAACGAGCACGCAGACCAACCGATTTTGCCAAAGCAAGAGCACAAAACAGCCAAGCATCGGTTTGTCCCATGTGTGTGGGCAACGAGCACATGACCCCACCCGCAGTAATGCTTTACCTAAAACAAGACGGAAAAATAATCAAAACCCAAGACCCAGCGGAGGGTAAGCGACCCAAAAACTGGCTAATACGCACAATCCCCAACCTTTACCCCGCATTCGCCCCACCCAAACAAGCACAAGACACACAGGAAATCTTCAAAAACGAAAGTTTTGGCTACGCGATTGGGGCGCACGAGGTTATTGTGGAGTCACCAAACCATGATGAAGACCCCGCAGACGCGGATTTGCCCCAGCTTGAACTATTAATTCAAGCATACATTGACAGGCTCCATGAATTAAGCGCTAAGCCTTATGTGAAGGGTGTGTCAATTTTCCGTAATTTCGGGCTGGAAGCAGGTGCTTCGCTCTCGCATGCTCACAGTCAAATCATCGCAACTCCTACTGTTCCATCCTTGGTCGCAGAGGAGATAGAGGCAAGCAAAAAATACCATCAAGAGCACGACAAATGCGTGTTTTGTGACTTAATCCAAAAAGAAATCAACAGTCCACGATTAATCATGCAGGACAAAGATTTTGTTACGATAGCGCCATATGCAAGTATTGTTCCGCTTGAGTTTTGGATTTTACCCAAAAAACACGCATCCAACATTCTTGAACTATCACCAGTAGAGATTGTAGCGTTTGCAAGAAACCTAAAAACCATGCTTAAAGCCCTAAAAGACCTCGTAAACGACCCCCCCTACAATTATGGTTTTCACCTCGCCATCAACAAAGACGCGGAGGATTTTTATCATTGGCACTTGGAGGTTTATCCTAAACTTTCAACCTGGGCAGGATTCGAGTTGAGTTCGGGCATGTACATTAACACAGTGCCCCCAGAAACCGCCGCAACAGAACTCAAAAAGAAATTAAACGTCTAA
- a CDS encoding tRNA (pseudouridine(54)-N(1))-methyltransferase TrmY — MPREFVLFSRIGKTSPDFANLHDAGRLDIAHECIVSSLFLSHGLRRDVTFHAILNGPPNPPLHIQINGETLYDVRTDVDTWKKILKKVIAGKSHPGITTDKTSFEALIKEKTKTHNLFVLEEDGKNAAETVLPENSVFILGDHVGLPKKAESFALRFGEKISLGKQPYLAASCITIINYLLDH, encoded by the coding sequence GTGCCAAGAGAGTTCGTACTGTTCTCAAGAATAGGAAAAACCAGCCCAGACTTTGCCAACCTACATGATGCAGGACGCCTAGACATAGCACACGAATGCATAGTCTCAAGCCTATTCCTGTCTCACGGGCTACGCAGAGACGTAACCTTCCACGCAATCCTAAACGGACCACCAAACCCGCCACTACACATCCAAATCAACGGAGAAACCCTCTACGATGTGCGAACCGATGTCGACACTTGGAAAAAAATTCTAAAAAAAGTCATCGCAGGCAAATCCCACCCCGGAATAACAACCGACAAAACCAGCTTCGAGGCGCTAATTAAAGAAAAAACCAAAACCCACAACCTCTTTGTACTTGAAGAAGACGGCAAAAACGCCGCAGAAACAGTGCTACCCGAAAACTCTGTGTTTATCTTGGGCGACCATGTGGGCTTGCCAAAAAAGGCTGAATCTTTCGCTCTTAGGTTTGGAGAAAAAATCAGTTTAGGCAAGCAACCTTATCTTGCCGCTTCATGCATAACCATAATCAATTACTTGCTTGACCATTAA
- a CDS encoding cell division protein SepF has protein sequence MPFNLFRKKKEDEIEEQAQPEVVEQASPQQEPEEPTQETETVEAETETSEPAETPKEEPTAEPAVVAPEAPQPEPEPAPSVEPAPKVEAEVTSKMYLKAMPLRELDDVETIKKDVKDGNILILRVTPLASKSIEDVKKAVNDLFEFTEANGGDIARLGEERVVICPKNVRVWREKKPSAKEPISKQSLPTAA, from the coding sequence TTGCCGTTTAACTTATTCCGAAAAAAGAAAGAAGACGAAATAGAAGAGCAAGCTCAACCAGAAGTAGTCGAGCAAGCTTCTCCACAACAAGAACCAGAAGAGCCTACACAGGAAACCGAGACAGTGGAAGCTGAAACTGAAACATCCGAGCCTGCCGAGACGCCAAAAGAAGAACCCACAGCTGAACCTGCAGTGGTTGCACCTGAAGCACCTCAGCCAGAACCCGAACCTGCACCATCCGTAGAGCCAGCGCCTAAAGTTGAGGCTGAAGTGACAAGCAAAATGTACCTTAAAGCCATGCCTCTGCGTGAACTAGACGATGTAGAAACCATCAAAAAAGACGTTAAAGATGGCAACATCCTGATTTTACGTGTAACACCTCTTGCAAGCAAAAGCATTGAGGACGTGAAAAAAGCCGTCAATGACCTCTTCGAGTTCACAGAAGCCAATGGAGGAGACATCGCCCGTTTAGGTGAAGAACGTGTGGTTATTTGTCCAAAAAATGTACGGGTTTGGCGTGAAAAAAAGCCAAGTGCTAAAGAGCCGATTTCAAAACAGTCGCTACCTACAGCAGCCTAA